One genomic segment of [Phormidium] sp. ETS-05 includes these proteins:
- a CDS encoding dynamin family protein, with amino-acid sequence MQQQEVYQNLVGNLRAALGVMELDKTSQLYRDVLGICENLENPLFRIAVFGPFNYGKSTLLNALLGQRTLPIDLIPTTGAAIHVRYGAELSTKITLTDGRVISELGTDILKQYAILDQQRRMRHDVASVEVFCPHPFLEMGVEFLDLPGTNDREEQDNLVRDQLVTADLVVQVLDSRKLMTLGERENLRDWLLDRGIETVVFVVNFLNLMEVEDQKEVSNRMRFVAESFRSNLPPGISNLYRVDALPALRARLKGDGAAAQTTGLTMFASALQSIVTFHQEKQAQWWPRVQPIAQQIRQSLQAQIQAITAELTTAEEKQQSRIQIQQKAEKLIKQGFEGSVSDFESWLYLPKLLQRYQNEAIAALQQGQFSQWERGAWREAIDHHQKEINSWVNKACQFFNHPHPGEITIPFPEPHPIEFPDKSPAATSSPPTTPVNRNSRLEKILDGPIGVALARGAYYLLNQIAHKQPDYLTPADTAKLQAAYAQAVEDYLTEFSETAFATLRQYEKKALPVIRFQPTPTSSDIIAKRHQLQLVQNLLDNLNQNLQSLKPN; translated from the coding sequence ATGCAGCAGCAGGAAGTTTATCAAAACCTAGTCGGCAATCTCAGAGCCGCATTAGGGGTGATGGAACTAGATAAAACCTCTCAACTTTATCGAGATGTCCTAGGAATTTGCGAAAACCTGGAAAATCCCTTATTTCGGATTGCGGTTTTTGGCCCTTTTAACTATGGGAAATCAACCCTGCTCAATGCTTTGCTGGGACAGCGCACCCTACCGATAGATTTGATTCCCACTACAGGAGCCGCTATTCACGTCCGCTATGGGGCAGAACTTAGCACCAAAATTACCCTCACTGATGGGCGGGTAATTTCTGAACTGGGCACCGATATCCTGAAGCAATATGCTATCCTAGACCAACAGCGGCGGATGCGCCATGATGTGGCATCGGTAGAAGTGTTTTGCCCCCATCCTTTTCTGGAAATGGGGGTGGAATTTCTGGATTTACCGGGAACTAATGACCGGGAAGAACAAGATAATTTAGTGCGAGACCAACTGGTAACCGCTGATTTGGTGGTGCAGGTGCTAGACTCGCGCAAACTAATGACTTTGGGAGAGCGGGAAAACCTCCGCGATTGGCTGCTCGATCGGGGCATTGAAACCGTAGTTTTTGTGGTCAACTTCCTGAATTTAATGGAAGTGGAAGACCAAAAAGAAGTGAGCAATCGGATGCGGTTTGTCGCCGAAAGTTTTCGCTCTAATCTGCCTCCTGGTATCAGCAACTTGTACCGCGTTGATGCTTTACCCGCGCTCCGAGCCAGACTCAAAGGCGATGGTGCAGCGGCGCAAACAACGGGACTGACGATGTTTGCCTCCGCTCTACAAAGTATTGTTACTTTTCATCAGGAGAAACAAGCCCAATGGTGGCCTCGGGTGCAGCCGATCGCCCAGCAAATCCGCCAATCCCTGCAAGCACAAATCCAAGCCATTACAGCCGAGTTAACCACCGCCGAAGAAAAGCAGCAATCTCGGATTCAGATTCAACAAAAAGCCGAAAAGCTGATTAAACAAGGGTTTGAAGGTAGCGTTTCTGACTTTGAGAGCTGGCTATACCTACCCAAACTATTGCAGCGATATCAAAACGAAGCGATCGCCGCCCTCCAGCAAGGTCAATTTAGCCAGTGGGAAAGAGGAGCTTGGCGAGAGGCGATCGACCATCATCAAAAAGAAATCAACAGTTGGGTAAACAAAGCCTGCCAATTTTTCAACCACCCCCATCCCGGGGAGATAACTATACCATTTCCCGAACCTCACCCAATAGAATTCCCCGATAAATCCCCCGCCGCCACATCATCCCCACCCACCACCCCAGTCAACAGAAACAGCAGATTAGAGAAGATTTTAGATGGTCCAATCGGAGTCGCCCTAGCCCGAGGAGCCTACTATCTCCTCAATCAAATTGCCCACAAACAACCAGACTACCTAACCCCAGCCGATACCGCTAAATTACAAGCAGCTTATGCCCAAGCCGTAGAAGACTACCTCACCGAATTCAGCGAAACCGCCTTCGCCACCCTCCGCCAATATGAAAAAAAAGCCCTGCCAGTGATTAGATTTCAACCCACCCCCACATCATCTGACATCATCGCCAAGCGTCATCAGCTCCAATTAGTCCAGAACTTATTAGACAATCTCAATCAAAACCTGCAATCTTTGAAACCAAATTAA
- a CDS encoding dynamin family protein, which translates to MSYKIDTKNFLTNLERVAQVRAEVADCLVQIADTLQQAESVGANASGKLNLEREIEDARKASKNLRHGVFRLLVLGDMKRGKSTFLNALIGENLLPSDVNPCTALLTVLRYGHDKSVTVHFKDGKSPQKLDFKTFKQQYTIPPGEAKQLEQEKRDAFPDVDYAVVEYPLPLLQKGVEIVDSPGLNDTESRNELSLGYINNCHAILFVLRASQPCTLGERRYLENYIKGRGVSIFFLINAWDQVRESLIDPDDEEELQEASNRLRQVFKSNLAEYCVVDGHDIYEERVFEISAIQALRRRVKDGSASLEGTGFSEFLGALNTFLTQERAVSELRQARTLARQTAKRVCEAIERRLPLLDGDVNELKQRISSVEPEFKALTNIRDRFKEDIKRMRDSKARAIADSFRAYVLNLGNTFETDFLRYQPDIKFGDFLDQSKRSAFESRLKQAFEQYINDKLAAWSLTAEQEMNTAFSQLAQSAAQYGADYTKVTNKITEKLTGQKIPVGSSTLPEDSSPAWANWAMGLVSLATGNIAGAALMGAGFDWKNILLNMVAVIGISTAVSMTFGIMLAPITLALVGLGVGLVQADRARLEVVKATKKELVKYLPQVAQEQWQPIHNAVKDCFDAYDREVTERIDDDIKSRQAELDNLLAQKQSREINRGTELERLRKLEFDVTSESRNIETAYQELLAAIG; encoded by the coding sequence ATGAGCTACAAAATCGATACCAAAAACTTTCTCACCAATTTAGAGCGAGTTGCCCAAGTCCGTGCGGAGGTAGCTGATTGCCTAGTGCAAATAGCCGATACTTTGCAACAAGCGGAATCAGTCGGAGCCAATGCTTCTGGCAAATTAAACTTAGAGCGAGAGATAGAAGATGCCCGCAAAGCCAGCAAAAATTTACGTCATGGGGTATTCCGCCTGTTAGTATTGGGGGATATGAAGCGGGGGAAAAGTACCTTTCTCAATGCCTTAATCGGCGAAAACTTATTGCCCAGTGACGTAAATCCTTGTACGGCATTGCTCACAGTGTTGCGCTATGGCCACGATAAAAGCGTTACCGTCCACTTTAAGGATGGCAAAAGTCCGCAAAAGCTGGATTTTAAAACCTTTAAGCAGCAATACACTATCCCACCCGGAGAAGCGAAACAGCTAGAACAAGAAAAGCGGGACGCATTTCCCGATGTGGATTATGCGGTGGTAGAATATCCTTTACCATTGCTGCAAAAAGGCGTAGAAATTGTGGATAGTCCGGGGCTGAATGATACGGAATCGCGCAATGAGCTATCTTTGGGTTATATTAACAATTGCCATGCGATTCTGTTCGTGTTGCGAGCATCCCAACCCTGCACCCTCGGCGAGCGCCGCTATTTGGAAAATTATATCAAAGGGCGGGGGGTAAGCATTTTCTTTCTGATTAATGCCTGGGATCAGGTGCGCGAGAGTTTAATCGATCCTGATGATGAGGAAGAGTTGCAAGAAGCGTCAAACCGCCTGCGGCAAGTTTTTAAATCTAACCTAGCGGAATATTGTGTGGTCGATGGGCACGATATTTATGAGGAACGAGTTTTTGAAATTTCCGCAATTCAAGCGTTACGGCGGCGGGTGAAGGATGGCAGTGCGTCTCTGGAGGGGACGGGATTTTCTGAGTTTTTGGGGGCGTTAAATACGTTTTTGACCCAGGAGCGGGCGGTTTCTGAGTTGCGTCAGGCGAGAACTTTAGCGCGTCAAACTGCTAAGCGGGTGTGCGAAGCGATCGAGCGGCGTCTCCCCTTACTCGATGGCGATGTGAATGAGTTAAAACAGCGGATTAGTTCCGTAGAACCGGAGTTTAAGGCCCTGACAAATATCCGCGATCGCTTCAAAGAAGACATCAAACGGATGCGCGACAGCAAAGCCCGGGCGATCGCCGATTCCTTCCGCGCCTACGTTCTCAACCTAGGCAACACCTTTGAAACCGATTTCTTGCGCTACCAACCGGATATTAAATTTGGCGATTTCCTCGACCAAAGCAAGCGCAGCGCATTTGAATCCCGGCTCAAACAGGCATTCGAGCAATACATTAACGACAAATTAGCAGCTTGGAGCCTCACCGCCGAACAAGAGATGAATACAGCTTTCTCCCAACTCGCTCAAAGTGCCGCCCAATATGGCGCCGACTACACCAAAGTCACCAACAAAATCACCGAAAAGCTAACTGGGCAAAAGATACCCGTAGGCAGCAGTACATTGCCAGAAGATAGCTCCCCCGCTTGGGCAAATTGGGCAATGGGGTTAGTTTCTTTAGCTACCGGTAATATTGCCGGAGCGGCATTGATGGGAGCCGGTTTCGACTGGAAAAATATCCTGCTGAATATGGTAGCGGTGATTGGGATTAGTACCGCTGTGTCCATGACTTTTGGCATTATGTTAGCCCCAATTACCCTCGCTTTAGTGGGGTTAGGCGTGGGGCTAGTGCAAGCCGATCGGGCGCGTCTAGAAGTGGTGAAAGCCACAAAGAAAGAGCTAGTTAAATATTTGCCCCAAGTCGCCCAGGAACAGTGGCAGCCAATTCACAATGCCGTGAAAGACTGTTTTGATGCTTACGATCGCGAAGTCACAGAGCGCATCGACGATGACATCAAATCCCGCCAAGCGGAGTTAGATAATCTGCTCGCCCAAAAGCAATCCCGCGAAATCAACCGGGGTACGGAATTAGAGCGGCTGCGGAAACTGGAGTTTGATGTCACCTCAGAATCGCGTAATATAGAGACAGCATATCAGGAGTTACTGGCAGCGATCGGCTGA
- a CDS encoding DUF5331 domain-containing protein, translating into MAFFEEFSTALKQKWLQYFQTNQDWLILHMQVAPVKTPDGGRRPPAYFILGAMNAIEPKLAQLMLPFSQLNPDADKLIEVLGLHFDPEMALSKGSAREMPPAAKTEQPAPAAKPPEVAAPEAKRETPAAAAKAPKSEPEEKLQPDVVETANEVFSGSAPDIASDVWGDQSAAETTEPKMGVAAKAVAAAGVAAVGAVGAAAMSFADQDEEPSIDIGSIDDMSPEASEPDLGAIDDLGGDDDDGFGAVDDLGGDDDGLSGMDDIGGDDTESFGAVDDLGGDDDGLSGMDDIGGDDTESFGGMDDLGGDDDGLSGMDDIGGDDTESFGGMDDIGGDDDDGLGGMDDIGGDDDDGLGAVDDLGGDDDDGLGGMDDLGGDDDDGLGGMDDLGGDDDGLGGMDGLGGLDDLDLGGESDEGDGEPDLGLLDDDMDEDESSSLLADL; encoded by the coding sequence ATGGCTTTTTTTGAAGAATTCAGCACCGCCCTGAAGCAGAAGTGGTTGCAGTATTTCCAAACCAACCAGGACTGGCTGATCCTGCATATGCAGGTGGCACCGGTAAAAACCCCCGACGGGGGTCGCCGTCCCCCTGCCTACTTCATCCTGGGGGCGATGAATGCGATCGAGCCCAAGCTGGCGCAGTTGATGCTCCCATTTTCCCAGCTCAATCCCGATGCCGATAAGCTGATTGAAGTTTTGGGATTGCATTTTGACCCAGAAATGGCTCTGAGCAAAGGCTCGGCTAGGGAAATGCCACCGGCTGCTAAAACTGAACAGCCCGCCCCCGCTGCTAAACCACCGGAAGTAGCAGCTCCAGAAGCGAAACGGGAAACCCCAGCCGCCGCCGCTAAAGCACCAAAATCGGAGCCAGAAGAAAAACTCCAGCCTGATGTTGTGGAAACGGCGAATGAAGTATTTAGCGGCAGTGCCCCAGATATTGCTTCCGATGTGTGGGGCGATCAGTCGGCGGCAGAAACTACAGAGCCCAAAATGGGCGTTGCAGCGAAAGCTGTAGCCGCCGCCGGAGTGGCAGCGGTGGGGGCCGTTGGTGCCGCTGCTATGTCTTTCGCCGACCAGGACGAAGAACCCAGCATAGACATCGGCAGCATAGATGATATGAGCCCAGAGGCGTCCGAACCTGACCTCGGTGCCATCGATGACCTCGGTGGTGATGACGATGATGGTTTCGGTGCTGTGGATGACCTCGGTGGCGATGACGATGGCCTGAGTGGCATGGATGACATCGGTGGCGATGATACCGAGAGTTTCGGTGCTGTGGATGACCTCGGTGGCGATGACGATGGCCTGAGTGGCATGGATGACATCGGTGGCGATGATACCGAGAGTTTCGGTGGTATGGATGACCTCGGTGGCGATGACGATGGCCTGAGTGGCATGGATGACATCGGTGGCGATGATACCGAGAGTTTCGGTGGTATGGATGACATCGGTGGTGATGACGATGATGGTCTCGGTGGTATGGATGACATCGGTGGCGATGATGATGATGGCCTCGGTGCCGTGGATGACCTCGGTGGCGATGATGATGATGGCCTCGGTGGCATGGATGACCTCGGTGGCGATGATGATGATGGCCTCGGTGGCATGGATGACCTCGGTGGCGATGATGATGGCCTCGGTGGTATGGATGGCCTCGGTGGTCTAGATGACTTGGACTTGGGTGGAGAATCTGATGAGGGAGATGGGGAACCTGACTTAGGTCTTCTAGATGATGATATGGATGAGGATGAAAGTTCTAGTCTGTTGGCAGATTTGTAG
- a CDS encoding ferredoxin:protochlorophyllide reductase (ATP-dependent) subunit N, giving the protein MAVAQPEALNFECETGNYHTFCPISCVAWLYQKIEDSFFLVVGTKTCGYFLQNAMGVMIFAEPRYAMAELEEGDISAQLNDYEELKRLCLQIKRDRNPSVIVWIGTCTTEIIKMDLEGLAPKLEAEIGIPIVVARANGLDYAFTQGEDTVLAAMAARCPEKAPEKEKEDRNAIQKLLNFGRKQEDVAAEASEYVNHPPLVLFGSLPDPVVTQLTLELKKHGIKVSGWLPAKRYTELPVIEEGYYVAGVNPFLSRTASTLMRRRKCKLIGAPFPIGPDGTRAWIEKICSVFGIEPKGMAEREQQIWANLEDYIELIRGKSVFFMGDNLLEISLARFLIRCGMTCPEVGIPYMDKRYQAAELALLEQTCHEMGVATPKIVEKPDNYNQIQRIYELNPDLVITGMAHANPLEARGINTKWSVEFTFAQIHGFTNARDILELVTRPLRRNNALKDLGWSKLVQEEAKV; this is encoded by the coding sequence ATGGCTGTTGCGCAACCTGAAGCACTGAATTTTGAGTGTGAAACCGGGAATTACCACACTTTTTGTCCGATTAGCTGCGTGGCTTGGCTCTATCAGAAGATTGAAGATAGCTTTTTCTTGGTGGTTGGCACTAAGACTTGCGGTTATTTCTTGCAAAATGCAATGGGGGTGATGATTTTTGCCGAGCCGCGCTACGCAATGGCGGAGTTAGAAGAGGGGGATATTTCGGCTCAGCTTAATGATTATGAGGAGCTGAAACGGTTGTGTTTGCAGATTAAGCGCGATCGCAACCCCAGCGTTATCGTCTGGATCGGCACCTGCACCACCGAAATCATTAAAATGGACTTAGAAGGTCTCGCCCCGAAACTGGAAGCGGAAATCGGCATTCCGATCGTGGTAGCCCGTGCCAACGGCCTCGACTATGCTTTTACTCAAGGGGAAGACACCGTATTAGCGGCAATGGCTGCTCGCTGCCCGGAAAAAGCCCCGGAAAAGGAAAAAGAAGACCGCAACGCCATCCAAAAACTCCTCAACTTTGGTCGCAAACAGGAAGATGTGGCTGCCGAGGCTTCGGAATACGTCAACCATCCTCCTCTGGTACTATTTGGCTCTCTTCCCGACCCGGTTGTTACCCAGCTCACCCTAGAGTTGAAAAAGCATGGGATAAAAGTCTCTGGTTGGTTGCCCGCGAAGCGGTACACCGAACTGCCTGTAATTGAAGAAGGCTACTATGTGGCTGGTGTTAACCCCTTTCTCAGTCGTACCGCTTCCACTTTGATGCGCCGCCGTAAGTGCAAACTCATCGGCGCGCCATTCCCGATCGGGCCTGATGGCACCCGCGCCTGGATTGAAAAAATCTGCTCCGTGTTTGGCATCGAACCTAAAGGTATGGCAGAACGGGAGCAGCAAATTTGGGCAAACCTGGAAGACTACATCGAACTAATTCGCGGCAAGTCCGTGTTCTTCATGGGGGATAACCTACTAGAAATTTCCCTCGCTCGCTTCCTCATCCGCTGTGGTATGACTTGCCCAGAAGTAGGCATCCCCTACATGGACAAGCGTTACCAAGCCGCTGAACTAGCGCTCTTAGAACAGACTTGCCACGAAATGGGCGTAGCCACCCCCAAAATTGTGGAAAAACCCGATAACTACAATCAAATTCAGCGGATTTATGAATTAAATCCCGATTTGGTGATTACCGGTATGGCTCACGCCAATCCCCTAGAAGCTCGCGGTATCAATACTAAATGGTCGGTGGAGTTCACCTTCGCTCAAATTCATGGTTTCACCAACGCTCGGGATATCCTGGAGCTGGTGACACGTCCTCTGCGCCGCAATAATGCGCTGAAGGATTTGGGTTGGAGCAAATTAGTCCAGGAAGAAGCTAAAGTTTAA
- the bchL gene encoding ferredoxin:protochlorophyllide reductase (ATP-dependent) iron-sulfur ATP-binding protein: MKLAVYGKGGIGKSTTSCNISVALAKRGKKVLQIGCDPKHDSTFTLTGYLIPTIIDTLQEKDYHYEDVWPEDVIYKGYGGVDCVEAGGPPAGAGCGGYVVGETVKLLKELNAFDEYDVILFDVLGDVVCGGFAAPLNYADYCLIVTDNGFDALFAANRIAASVREKARTHPLRLAGLIGNRTSKRDLIDKYVNTVPMPVLEILPLIEDIRVSRVKGKTLFEMAESDPSLNYVCDYYLNIADQILSRPEGVVPNDSPDRELFTLLSDFYLNPGKAPVPTEEEALDLMMV, translated from the coding sequence GTGAAACTAGCAGTTTACGGAAAAGGCGGCATCGGTAAATCTACAACTAGCTGTAATATTTCTGTGGCCCTGGCGAAGCGGGGTAAGAAAGTGCTACAAATCGGGTGCGACCCGAAGCATGACAGCACCTTCACCCTGACGGGCTATCTGATTCCCACCATCATTGACACCCTGCAAGAAAAGGATTACCACTATGAAGACGTGTGGCCGGAAGATGTAATCTACAAGGGCTACGGCGGCGTGGATTGTGTGGAAGCTGGGGGACCTCCGGCGGGTGCGGGTTGCGGTGGCTATGTGGTGGGCGAGACGGTAAAACTGCTCAAAGAACTAAACGCCTTTGATGAATACGATGTGATTCTGTTTGATGTCCTTGGGGACGTGGTATGTGGTGGGTTTGCGGCGCCCCTGAATTATGCAGACTATTGCTTAATCGTCACGGACAATGGCTTTGATGCTCTGTTTGCGGCGAACCGGATCGCTGCCTCGGTGCGGGAAAAGGCTCGGACTCATCCCCTGCGTCTGGCGGGGTTGATTGGCAATCGCACCTCGAAACGGGACTTGATTGATAAGTATGTCAACACGGTGCCGATGCCTGTACTGGAGATTTTACCCCTGATTGAGGATATCCGGGTTTCGCGGGTGAAGGGGAAAACTCTGTTTGAGATGGCGGAGAGCGACCCGTCTTTAAATTACGTGTGCGATTACTACTTGAATATCGCTGACCAAATTTTGTCGCGACCGGAAGGGGTGGTGCCGAATGACTCGCCCGATCGGGAGCTGTTTACCTTGCTGTCGGACTTCTACCTCAATCCCGGCAAGGCTCCTGTCCCCACCGAAGAAGAAGCTCTAGACCTGATGATGGTTTAA
- a CDS encoding acyltransferase family protein gives MRLTSLDVFRGIAIATMLLVNNPGSWEWVYPPFLHAEWHGFTPTDLVFPSFLFIVGVAMTFSLGKYQQGADAPPTSVYWRILRRCALLFAIGVGLNASTSILNWLFNGTVPDWSILRIMGVLQRIALAYVIAALAILKLSPKHQWALASALLLAYWGAMVLVPVPGFGPGDLSAEGNLAGFIDRLILTKDHLLNRDIGFDPEGLFSTIPAAVTVLVGYFTGEWLRRQPRVTATSWQLAIFGLSCLVVGRLWGFVFPINKQLWTSSYVLFSAGWALLLLAAIYETIEVRHWRQWGWPFEVMGLNAIFAFVGSGFLARILITYHIGSGEDAPNLKTWIYETLFVSWAGQMNGSLLFAIGTVLLWWLILLWMYRQQWFFKI, from the coding sequence ATGCGCCTGACTTCCCTGGATGTGTTTCGGGGCATCGCGATCGCCACTATGCTCCTAGTCAACAACCCCGGTAGCTGGGAATGGGTATATCCCCCCTTCCTCCATGCCGAGTGGCATGGTTTCACACCCACAGACCTGGTATTTCCCAGCTTCCTCTTTATCGTCGGGGTGGCGATGACTTTCTCTTTGGGCAAATACCAACAAGGCGCAGATGCCCCTCCAACCTCGGTTTATTGGCGCATCCTGCGGCGTTGCGCTCTCTTATTCGCGATCGGCGTCGGACTCAACGCCTCTACCTCCATCTTGAATTGGCTGTTTAATGGCACTGTGCCAGACTGGTCCATCCTGCGCATTATGGGGGTGTTGCAGCGCATCGCTTTAGCTTATGTCATTGCTGCTTTGGCGATACTGAAGTTATCCCCGAAGCATCAATGGGCCTTAGCTTCAGCATTGCTCCTCGCCTATTGGGGGGCGATGGTCTTGGTGCCTGTTCCGGGTTTTGGCCCTGGGGACCTATCCGCTGAAGGCAATTTGGCGGGTTTTATTGACCGTCTCATTCTCACCAAAGACCATTTGCTAAACCGGGATATCGGTTTTGACCCAGAGGGCCTGTTTAGTACCATCCCCGCCGCTGTGACTGTGTTGGTGGGCTATTTTACCGGGGAATGGTTGCGCCGCCAGCCTCGAGTGACGGCAACGAGTTGGCAACTGGCGATTTTTGGTCTGAGTTGTTTGGTGGTGGGACGGTTGTGGGGTTTTGTCTTCCCCATCAATAAGCAACTGTGGACCAGTTCTTATGTGCTATTTAGCGCCGGTTGGGCTCTGCTGCTGCTGGCGGCAATTTATGAGACGATCGAGGTGCGTCACTGGCGCCAGTGGGGTTGGCCCTTTGAGGTGATGGGGTTAAATGCGATTTTTGCTTTTGTCGGTTCTGGCTTCCTGGCTCGCATTCTCATTACTTATCACATCGGGAGCGGTGAAGACGCCCCCAATTTGAAAACCTGGATTTATGAAACCCTGTTTGTCTCTTGGGCGGGCCAGATGAATGGCTCGCTGCTATTTGCGATCGGCACGGTCTTGCTCTGGTGGCTGATTTTGCTCTGGATGTACCGCCAGCAATGGTTTTTCAAGATTTGA